A genomic window from Hippocampus zosterae strain Florida chromosome 13, ASM2543408v3, whole genome shotgun sequence includes:
- the LOC127612629 gene encoding endonuclease V-like isoform X1 has protein sequence MSPPEELVKQWESEQTCLREQVVVEDTEDWQKSPDFPGLERVAGLDLSFIKGDDVNACSQLVVLSYPDLEVLYEDSQMVTLTAPYMPGFLAFRETPFLLEALQRLEKDKPTLLPQVVFVDGNGLFHYREFGLACHVGVLSGLPCVGVAKNLLQVQGVFKNEEHKSQISALQKGGDSFPLRANSGKVLGKALRSSDRSTKPVYVSVGHKISLDTAVQLTYSCSRFRVPEPIRQADCRSREYLRAHFPAAKTGTGSTE, from the exons ATGTCTCCACCAGAAGAGTTGGTCAAGCAGTGGGAAAG TGAGCAAACCTGTCTCAGAGAgcaggtggtggtggaggacacGGAAGACTGGCAGAAGAGCCCAGACTTCCCGGGACTGGAACGCGTTGCTGGACTGGACCTCTCCTTTATCAAAGGTGATGACGTCAATGCCTGCTCCCAGCTCGTGGTGCTCAGCTATCCTGATCTTGAG GTGCTTTATGAGGACAGTCAAATGGTGACCCTGACAGCACCTTACATGCCAGGCTTTCTGGCCTTCAGAGAAACCCCTTTCCTCTTGGAGGCTCTGCAGCGGCTTGAAAAGGACAAGCCCACTCTTCTGCCTCAG GTGGTGTTTGTGGATGGCAATGGTCTCTTTCACTACAGAG AATTTGGACTGGCATGTCACGTGGGAGTGCTGTCAGGCCTGCCGTGTGTGGGTGTTGCCAAGAACCTGCTCCAGGTCCAGGGTGTGTTCAAAAATGAAGAACATAAGTCTCAG aTATCAGCACTGCAGAAAGGAGGAGACAGCTTTCCCCTGAGAGCAAACTCTGGCAAAGTGCTTGGAAAG GCACTGCGTAGCTCAGACAGGAGCACTAAGCCAGTCTATGTGTCAGTTGGCCACAAGATCAGTCTGGATACAGCTGTTCAGCTCACATACTCCTGCAGCCGGTTCAGAGTTCCGGAGCCAATTAGACAG GCCGACTGTCGCTCCAGAGAGTACCTCCGTGCTCACTTCCCTGCTGCAAAGACCGGAACAGGAAGCACAGAATGA
- the LOC127612629 gene encoding endonuclease V-like isoform X2, whose product MSPPEELVKQWEREQVVVEDTEDWQKSPDFPGLERVAGLDLSFIKGDDVNACSQLVVLSYPDLEVLYEDSQMVTLTAPYMPGFLAFRETPFLLEALQRLEKDKPTLLPQVVFVDGNGLFHYREFGLACHVGVLSGLPCVGVAKNLLQVQGVFKNEEHKSQISALQKGGDSFPLRANSGKVLGKALRSSDRSTKPVYVSVGHKISLDTAVQLTYSCSRFRVPEPIRQADCRSREYLRAHFPAAKTGTGSTE is encoded by the exons ATGTCTCCACCAGAAGAGTTGGTCAAGCAGTGGGAAAG AGAgcaggtggtggtggaggacacGGAAGACTGGCAGAAGAGCCCAGACTTCCCGGGACTGGAACGCGTTGCTGGACTGGACCTCTCCTTTATCAAAGGTGATGACGTCAATGCCTGCTCCCAGCTCGTGGTGCTCAGCTATCCTGATCTTGAG GTGCTTTATGAGGACAGTCAAATGGTGACCCTGACAGCACCTTACATGCCAGGCTTTCTGGCCTTCAGAGAAACCCCTTTCCTCTTGGAGGCTCTGCAGCGGCTTGAAAAGGACAAGCCCACTCTTCTGCCTCAG GTGGTGTTTGTGGATGGCAATGGTCTCTTTCACTACAGAG AATTTGGACTGGCATGTCACGTGGGAGTGCTGTCAGGCCTGCCGTGTGTGGGTGTTGCCAAGAACCTGCTCCAGGTCCAGGGTGTGTTCAAAAATGAAGAACATAAGTCTCAG aTATCAGCACTGCAGAAAGGAGGAGACAGCTTTCCCCTGAGAGCAAACTCTGGCAAAGTGCTTGGAAAG GCACTGCGTAGCTCAGACAGGAGCACTAAGCCAGTCTATGTGTCAGTTGGCCACAAGATCAGTCTGGATACAGCTGTTCAGCTCACATACTCCTGCAGCCGGTTCAGAGTTCCGGAGCCAATTAGACAG GCCGACTGTCGCTCCAGAGAGTACCTCCGTGCTCACTTCCCTGCTGCAAAGACCGGAACAGGAAGCACAGAATGA